In a single window of the Rhinoraja longicauda isolate Sanriku21f chromosome 10, sRhiLon1.1, whole genome shotgun sequence genome:
- the tmed8 gene encoding protein TMED8 isoform X1, protein MTMASGRDAERQRSVPGERRGGGGGGGAQRQPDPQSHPQSQPQARSPSGDIGMKMGMSLGLPAADKQQQQQQQQQQESESDSNVGVSSQMSRLQVSDGHDDKSQREAGSRPQSAKPETAEAGDSGGEGLENRLEQPVAQEDGQHPQPAADGTVGEVPATALAAYRVRKVSSDSVIIQSDHSGPEKLPPDPLEGPGRVVPVIDAAATWISTELTEFKEKVRREKAGVMTVRRGNVVTVRVPTHPQGTCITWDFATDTYDIGFGVYFEWAPVTDTEITVLVSESSEDEEDEDAEAPPVHGDIERGTKDFSRSDLEEILPVYRKDCHMEVQSGSHKYPGQGIYLLKFDNSYSIWRHKTLYYQVNYSS, encoded by the exons ATGACGATGGCGAGCGGCCGGGATGCCGAGAGGCAGCGCTCCGTCCCCGGGGAGCGGCGGGGCGGAGGAGGCGGTGGTGGAGCGCAGCGTCAACCAGATCCACAGTCACATCCACAGTCACAGCCCCAGGCGAGGAGCCCGTCCGGAGACATCGGTATGAAGATGGGGATGAGCCTGGGCCTGCCCGCGGCCGacaagcaacaacaacaacagcagcagcagcagcaag AATCGGAGTCGGACTCGAATGTCGGTGTGAGCTCGCAGATGTCCCGCCTGCAGGTGTCGGACGGCCATGATGACAAGAGCCAGAGAGAAGCAGGAAGCAG ACCACAGAGTGCAAAACCGGAGACGGCGGAAGCAGGAGACAGTGGCGGGGAAGGTTTGGAGAATCGCCTGGAGCAGCCGGTGGCTCAGGAGGATGGGCAGCATCCCCAG CCTGCGGCAGATGGCACGGTGGGCGAGGTGCCAGCGACAGCACTTGCCGCGTACCGAGTGCGGAAGGTCAGCAGCGACTCTGTGATCATTCAGTCCGACCACAGTGGCCCCGAGAAGCTGCCGCCTGACCCCCTGGAGGGCCCTGGTCGAG TTGTGCCCGTCATCGATGCTGCCGCCACCTGGATATCCACGGAGCTGACGGAGTTCAAGGAGAAGGTGCGGCGGGAGAAGGCGGGCGTGATGACAGTGCGGCGTGGCAACGTAGTGACCGTACGGGTGCCCACCCACCCCCAGGGCACCTGCATCACCTGGGACTTTGCCACCGACACCTACGACATTGGCTTTGGCGTGTACTTCGAGTGGGCGCCGGTGACGGACACGGAGATCACGGTGTTGGTCAGCGAGTCCAGCGAGGATGAGGAGGATGAAGACGCGGAAG CTCCCCCTGTCCACGGGGACATTGAGAGGGGAACGAAAGACTTCAGCCGCTCCGACCTGGAAGAAATCCTGCCCGTCTACAGAAAGGACTGTCACATGGAGGTGCAATCCGGCAGCCACAAGTATCCGGGACAAGGGATCTACCTCCTCAAGTTCGACAACTCCTACTCCATCTGGCGGCACAAAACCTTGTACTACCAGGTCAACTACAGCTCCTGA
- the tmed8 gene encoding protein TMED8 isoform X2, whose product MTMASGRDAERQRSVPGERRGGGGGGGAQRQPDPQSHPQSQPQARSPSGDIGMKMGMSLGLPAADKQQQQQQQQQESESDSNVGVSSQMSRLQVSDGHDDKSQREAGSRPQSAKPETAEAGDSGGEGLENRLEQPVAQEDGQHPQPAADGTVGEVPATALAAYRVRKVSSDSVIIQSDHSGPEKLPPDPLEGPGRVVPVIDAAATWISTELTEFKEKVRREKAGVMTVRRGNVVTVRVPTHPQGTCITWDFATDTYDIGFGVYFEWAPVTDTEITVLVSESSEDEEDEDAEAPPVHGDIERGTKDFSRSDLEEILPVYRKDCHMEVQSGSHKYPGQGIYLLKFDNSYSIWRHKTLYYQVNYSS is encoded by the exons ATGACGATGGCGAGCGGCCGGGATGCCGAGAGGCAGCGCTCCGTCCCCGGGGAGCGGCGGGGCGGAGGAGGCGGTGGTGGAGCGCAGCGTCAACCAGATCCACAGTCACATCCACAGTCACAGCCCCAGGCGAGGAGCCCGTCCGGAGACATCGGTATGAAGATGGGGATGAGCCTGGGCCTGCCCGCGGCCGacaagcaacaacaacaacagcagcagcagca AGAATCGGAGTCGGACTCGAATGTCGGTGTGAGCTCGCAGATGTCCCGCCTGCAGGTGTCGGACGGCCATGATGACAAGAGCCAGAGAGAAGCAGGAAGCAG ACCACAGAGTGCAAAACCGGAGACGGCGGAAGCAGGAGACAGTGGCGGGGAAGGTTTGGAGAATCGCCTGGAGCAGCCGGTGGCTCAGGAGGATGGGCAGCATCCCCAG CCTGCGGCAGATGGCACGGTGGGCGAGGTGCCAGCGACAGCACTTGCCGCGTACCGAGTGCGGAAGGTCAGCAGCGACTCTGTGATCATTCAGTCCGACCACAGTGGCCCCGAGAAGCTGCCGCCTGACCCCCTGGAGGGCCCTGGTCGAG TTGTGCCCGTCATCGATGCTGCCGCCACCTGGATATCCACGGAGCTGACGGAGTTCAAGGAGAAGGTGCGGCGGGAGAAGGCGGGCGTGATGACAGTGCGGCGTGGCAACGTAGTGACCGTACGGGTGCCCACCCACCCCCAGGGCACCTGCATCACCTGGGACTTTGCCACCGACACCTACGACATTGGCTTTGGCGTGTACTTCGAGTGGGCGCCGGTGACGGACACGGAGATCACGGTGTTGGTCAGCGAGTCCAGCGAGGATGAGGAGGATGAAGACGCGGAAG CTCCCCCTGTCCACGGGGACATTGAGAGGGGAACGAAAGACTTCAGCCGCTCCGACCTGGAAGAAATCCTGCCCGTCTACAGAAAGGACTGTCACATGGAGGTGCAATCCGGCAGCCACAAGTATCCGGGACAAGGGATCTACCTCCTCAAGTTCGACAACTCCTACTCCATCTGGCGGCACAAAACCTTGTACTACCAGGTCAACTACAGCTCCTGA
- the LOC144597510 gene encoding sterile alpha motif domain-containing protein 15-like isoform X2, producing MPGYEYPCGGECRCGCHPLQVPISQNWDERFVAKWIAKLGFPQYQDCFLSNGITGRKLIFVNGSTLPRIGITDFEHMKLYRYRFDVVSMRPQ from the exons ATGCCGGGGTACGAGTACCCGTGCGGCGGGGAATGCCGCTGCGGCTGCCACCCGCTCCAGGTGCCCATCAGCCAGAACTGGGACGAGCGCTTCGTGGCCAAGTGGATCGCGAAGCTGGGCTTCCCGCAGTACCAG GATTGTTTCCTTTCAAACGGAATCACAGGCAGGAAACTAATTTTCGTCAACGGCTCCACTCTGCCCAGAATAGGGATCACAGACTTTGAGCACATGAAG TTGTACAGGTACCGTTTTGATGTGGTCAGTATGCGGCCACAATAG
- the LOC144597510 gene encoding sterile alpha motif domain-containing protein 15-like isoform X1 has translation MPGYEYPCGGECRCGCHPLQVPISQNWDERFVAKWIAKLGFPQYQDCFLSNGITGRKLIFVNGSTLPRIGITDFEHMKAISQEIQKLLDIKDPHSARSISYRRRDPMGLFLERKAPTGPKADALALEEFMKDLDAGIAPAAPQRSI, from the exons ATGCCGGGGTACGAGTACCCGTGCGGCGGGGAATGCCGCTGCGGCTGCCACCCGCTCCAGGTGCCCATCAGCCAGAACTGGGACGAGCGCTTCGTGGCCAAGTGGATCGCGAAGCTGGGCTTCCCGCAGTACCAG GATTGTTTCCTTTCAAACGGAATCACAGGCAGGAAACTAATTTTCGTCAACGGCTCCACTCTGCCCAGAATAGGGATCACAGACTTTGAGCACATGAAG GCCATTTCACAAGAGATTCAGAAGCTGCTGGACATCAAAGACCCCCACTCGGCGCGCAGCATTTCCTACCGCCGCAGGGACCCCATGGGCCTGTTCCTCGAACGCAAGGCCCCGACGGGCCCCAAAGCCGACGCTCTGGCCCTGGAGGAATTCATGAAAGATCTGGATGCTGGCATCGCCCCTGCAGCCCCACAGAGAAGTATCTGA